One genomic window of Glycine soja cultivar W05 chromosome 9, ASM419377v2, whole genome shotgun sequence includes the following:
- the LOC114367054 gene encoding peroxidase A2-like, with amino-acid sequence MLSAINYSLLATIFLVLTLIFPSEGQLSSTFYSSTCSNVSSIVRSAVQQALQSDSRIGASLSRLHFHDCFVNGCDASILLDQGGNITQSEKNAAPNVNSIRGFDVVDNIKSSLESSCPGVVSCADILALAAESSVSLSGGPSWNVLLGRRDGLTANQAGANSSIPSPFESLANVTSKFSAVGLDTTDLVALSGAHTFGRAQCQFFSQRLFNFSGTGSPDPTLNSTYLATLQQNCPQSGSGSTLNNLDPSTPDTFDNNYFTNLLINQGLLQTDQELFSSNGSSTISIVNNFANNQSAFFEAFVQSMINMGNISPLTGSQGEIRTDCKKLNGS; translated from the exons ATGCTTTCTGCTATTAATTATTCCCTTCTTGCAACCATTTTCTTAGTGCTAACCTTAATTTTTCCTTCAGAAGGCCAATTGAGTTCAACCTTCTATTCTAGCACATGCTCCAATGTGTCTTCTATAGTGAGGAGTGCTGTTCAGCAGGCTCTTCAATCTGATTCACGAATTGGTGCAAGCCTCTCTCGCCTCCACTTTCATGATTGCTTTGTCAAT gGGTGTGATGCGTCCATTTTGTTAGACCAAGGTGGTAACATCACACAAAGTGAGAAAAATGCTGCTCCCAACGTCAATTCCATTCGAGGCTTTGATGTTGTTGATAACATCAAGAGCTCCCTCGAAAGTTCATGCCCTGGAGTTGTATCTTGTGCTGATATTCTTGCTCTTGCAGCAGAATCTTCTGTGTCCTTG TCAGGAGGACCTTCATGGAACGTACTACTTGGAAGAAGGGACGGTTTAACTGCAAACCAAGCTGGTGCCAATAGTTCCATTCCCTCTCCATTTGAGAGCCTTGCCAATGTCACTTCCAAATTCTCTGCTGTTGGCTTAGACACAACCGATCTCGTTGCATTATCTG GTGCACACACTTTTGGTCGTGCCCAATGCCAATTTTTCTCCCAAAGGTTATTCAACTTCAGTGGCACAGGAAGCCCTGATCCAACCTTGAACTCAACCTATTTGGCCACTCTTCAGCAAAATTGTCCCCAAAGTGGGAGTGGATCTACATTGAACAACCTTGACCCTTCTACCCCTGACACTTTTGACAACAACTATTTCACCAATCTTCTCATCAACCAAGGTCTTCTCCAAACAGATCAAGAACTCTTCTCCTCTAATGGCTCTTCCACAATCTCCATCGTTAACAACTTTGCCAACAACCAATCAGCCTTCTTCGAAGCTTTTGTGCAGTCAATGATCAACATGGGTAACATCAGCCCTTTGACTGGATCCCAAGGAGAAATTAGAACTGATTGTAAGAAATTGAATGGAAGTTGA